ATAGATGGGATTTTCGCGCGTGGCGAGCAGAGTTTCAACGAGATACGGCTCGTACGCCCATAGCCGGACCTCGCGCTCATCGCGAGCCATGGTGATGGCGAGGGCCGTTCCCCAGCCTCCGGCTCCGATGATGGCGATGGGTGACTTCATGGAAGGTTAAAGCAGATACTCTTTCAACTTCTCGTAAACCGATCCGGTGGATTTCAGCGTGCTTTTGATGACGAACAAGCGATCGGCCGTGAAGGATCCGAAATCATGCTCTTCATATTGCGCGGCGCCGGTAACCAGTGAGGAATCGATCCTGGTGTCCCGGGCGCGCGCGAGTGTGATATGAGGCCGGAAGGCGCGCTTTTCCCTTTCGAATCCCAGCCGTTCCATTCGGGAATCCAGTTCCTCCGCGAGGCCTTGCATCGTCGGGGCTTCCATTCCCGCCCAGAAAACACGTGGCGACCGATTGCCTGGAAAGAAGCCGACACCGCGGACGGAGATTGTAAACGGTTTCCATGA
The genomic region above belongs to Terriglobia bacterium and contains:
- the thpR gene encoding RNA 2',3'-cyclic phosphodiesterase, whose protein sequence is MRLFIAIDLPAEVRSNVADVQRALRPLAESAKWVAPESIHITLKFLGEVPEKQLDDINTAMNGLSWKPFTISVRGVGFFPGNRSPRVFWAGMEAPTMQGLAEELDSRMERLGFEREKRAFRPHITLARARDTRIDSSLVTGAAQYEEHDFGSFTADRLFVIKSTLKSTGSVYEKLKEYLL